The nucleotide sequence CGCGTCGAAGCCGACTTCCTTGGCGCTGCCTTCCTTGTAGGGCACCGAGATGGCCCCAGGGACGTGCGCCACGGCGTATTCCTCGCCGACCCGCACGTCGTAGACCGGGACGCCCTGCGCCATCAGCTCGCGCGTCTGGGCGGCGCCGATGACCTTGGCGCCGGGCAGGACCGTCGGCGTGGTGTTGAGCATCGACGCGACGCTCTTGAAGTCGGCCTTGCTCGCGCCGGCGAGCGCAAGCTGAAGGCTGTTGTTTTTCGTCAACCCGGCCGCGAGCTTCTGTCGCATTCCGGCGTCCACCCGCTCGGGCTGGACCGAAAGCGCGCGCAGCGGCACGGCCGCGGTCGTGAAGACGATGCGGCCGCCATTGCTTGCCGTCCACGCTTTCGCCTCCTCGGCCGACGCGACCGCGAGGTCGTAGCGGCCGAGCTTCAAGCCGTACAGCGGCGCTTCCGCCATGCGATGGAACTTGATCTCCGAAAAATCGCGCTTGCTGAGGCCGCGGCTGTTGATTTCGCTGCGCGCCATGCCGCCCATCAGCGACTCGTAGTCGGGAACGCCGAGACGTGCCCCCGAGCGCGCGGCGAGCTGACCCTTGTATGCGGGACCGGCGACGAAGGCCGCCGCGGCCGTTTCGCCCGACTTGAGGATCGGCTCGAACTTGAACTTGCCGATGTTGGCGATCACCTGGGCCGGGCCGAAAACCATGTCGAGCGTGCCGTCCTTGGCATGCTTGATCGCCGAGAATCCGCGTGTGTAGTACTGCATGCGGACCGGCTGGCCGACCGCGCGCTCGACGTCGCGGACGAAGGCGCGATAGCGTTGATTGGTCTGCGTGTCGCTGATCGATTCGTTCTGATCGAGCACGACGCCGAGGGTCAGCGGCTCGGCCTGCGCGAGCGCGGAAACCAGCACGAGCGGCAAAAGGGTGAAGCGCATGATCGTCTCCGTTCTTATTGGCGTGCGGAATTAACGGCCTGCGGCCGAACAAAGTTTAGTTTTCGTTCAATCCGCGGCGGTCGTCTCGTGCAGCCATTGCTGCAGGATCGTGCGCA is from Thiobacillus denitrificans ATCC 25259 and encodes:
- a CDS encoding rhodanese-like domain-containing protein, whose translation is MRFTLLPLVLVSALAQAEPLTLGVVLDQNESISDTQTNQRYRAFVRDVERAVGQPVRMQYYTRGFSAIKHAKDGTLDMVFGPAQVIANIGKFKFEPILKSGETAAAAFVAGPAYKGQLAARSGARLGVPDYESLMGGMARSEINSRGLSKRDFSEIKFHRMAEAPLYGLKLGRYDLAVASAEEAKAWTASNGGRIVFTTAAVPLRALSVQPERVDAGMRQKLAAGLTKNNSLQLALAGASKADFKSVASMLNTTPTVLPGAKVIGAAQTRELMAQGVPVYDVRVGEEYAVAHVPGAISVPYKEGSAKEVGFDAADDQFALNKLPKDKNAPFIMYCDGTICWKSYKSAVMAIQAGWKNVYWFRGGFPEWKEAGMPVIARKE